A genomic region of Magnolia sinica isolate HGM2019 chromosome 6, MsV1, whole genome shotgun sequence contains the following coding sequences:
- the LOC131248406 gene encoding general transcription and DNA repair factor IIH subunit TFB5 has translation MVNAIKGLFISCDIPMAQFIVSFNASLPASQKFIVHMLDATHMFVQPHVAEMIRSRIADFRDQNSYEKPA, from the exons AtggtcaatgccatcaaaggacTGTTTATCTCATG TGACATACCCATGGCGCAGTTCATTGTCAGTTTTAATGCGTCTCTGCCAGCTTCTCAGAAGTTTATAGTACATATGCTGGACGCCACTCACATGTTCGTGCAACCTCATGTGGCTGAAATGATTCGGAGTCGCATTGCTGACTTCCGAGACCAGAACTCCTATGAGAAACCTGCTTGA
- the LOC131249519 gene encoding uncharacterized protein LOC131249519, protein MPLLQFLSNFQVHAYHPSHSAGVSKLFTKQHSRMGIPSKLSQRDSLSWICKEASCVRFSHWREALRGPYHPFHNLPLSLSPHCQTMLPSTFDMIHQASSNSLLIFCLCNFIIAILLINGSKSVSPSNGRESSTCVSVVTPLSNKRIEVYEKGEEDSDDQENCDEDNDDDELRKRVEEFIDKINRTWKAEKIQEKTTSKTGRCDWTIARLAINSHSILLISGSKFDSPSDGREGSTCAPVVTRSSDERIVVDEKGEEDENDQENCDDDDELRKRVEEFIDKINRRWKAEKMQGLLPGRPATISSLQD, encoded by the exons ATGCCCCTTctacaatttctaagtaatttccaagtgcacgcgtatcatccatcacactctgccggagtatcaaagcttttcacCAAACAACATAGTAGGATGGGAATACCATCAAAGCTTTCCCAACGCGATTCCCTCTCGTGGATTTGTAAAGAAGCTTCCTGTGTACGGTTTTCTCATTGGAGGGAGGCTTTAAGAGGGCCATATCATCCTTTTcataatctccctctctctctctctccacattgCCAAACCATGCTTCCTTCCACTTTTGATATGATCCACCAAGCATCTTCCAATTCTCTACTCATCTTCTGTCTATGCAACTTCATCATAGCCATTCttctcataaatgggtccaaaTCCGTTTCGCCATCCAACGGTCGAGAAAGCAGCACTTGTGTCTCAGTCGTTACGCCATTGTCGAACAAGAGAATTGAAGTGTATGAGAAAGGAGAGGAGGATAGCGATGACCAAGAAAACTGCGACGAAGACAACGATGACGACGAATTGAGAAAGAGAGTGGAAGAATTCATTGACAAGATTAACAGAACATGGAAGGCAGAGAAGATACAGGAAAAGACTACTTCCAAGACGGGCCGCTGTGATTGGACGATTGCAAGGCTAGCAATTAACTCTCATT CCATTCTTCTCATAAGCGGGTCAAAATTCGATTCTCCATCCGACGGTCGAGAAGGCAGCACTTGTGCCCCAGTGGTCACGCGGTCGTCGGACGAGAGAATTGTAGTGGATGAGAAAGGAGAAGAGGATGAAAATGACCAAGAAAACTGCGACGACGACGATGAATTGAGAAAGAGAGTAGAAGAATTCATCGACAAGATTAACAGAAGATGGAAAGCAGAGAAGATGCAGGGACTCCTTCCAGGACGGCCCGCCACCATTTCATCATTGCAAGACTAG